From Cellulosimicrobium sp. ES-005, one genomic window encodes:
- a CDS encoding class I SAM-dependent methyltransferase → MTRPDDQPAADPVPSGPGDATARAASTEDAEYTRRLRELQGARWKRILHVQAPYRWIVRHHLGARRTLDLGCGIGRNLRHLSPGSLGVDHNPASVAFCRSLGMDALTPEGFLDASADGRLPPFDALLVSHVLEHVEQGSQVEMLRPYVERLAAGARVLVVCPQERGFASDPTHTDFVDDRRIAQALDALGVVVDGSRSFPFPRWTGRYFIYNEFVVHGHVPA, encoded by the coding sequence GTGACCCGACCCGACGACCAGCCGGCCGCAGACCCCGTGCCCAGCGGGCCGGGCGACGCCACGGCACGCGCCGCGAGCACGGAGGACGCCGAGTACACGCGTCGTCTGCGCGAGCTCCAGGGCGCCCGCTGGAAGCGGATCCTGCACGTGCAGGCCCCGTACCGGTGGATCGTCCGACACCACCTGGGGGCGCGCCGGACGCTCGACCTGGGGTGCGGCATCGGGCGCAACCTCCGCCACCTCTCCCCGGGCAGCCTCGGGGTGGACCACAACCCCGCGTCGGTCGCCTTCTGCCGGAGCCTCGGGATGGACGCACTCACCCCCGAGGGCTTCCTGGACGCGAGCGCCGACGGGCGGCTCCCGCCCTTCGACGCCCTCCTCGTCTCGCACGTGCTCGAGCACGTCGAGCAGGGCAGCCAGGTCGAGATGCTGCGCCCGTACGTCGAGCGGCTCGCGGCGGGCGCCCGGGTGCTCGTGGTGTGCCCCCAGGAGCGCGGTTTCGCGTCGGACCCCACCCACACCGACTTCGTCGACGACCGGAGGATCGCGCAGGCGCTCGACGCGCTCGGTGTCGTCGTGGACGGGTCGCGGTCCTTCCCGTTCCCTCGTTGGACGGGCCGGTACTTCATCTACAACGAGTTCGTCGTGCACGGGCACGTGCCGGCCTGA
- a CDS encoding TIGR03089 family protein, translating into MVTAPHPPTPRDDRPTHVADLLRLLTRDPGRPRLTWYGDDGERVELSGAVLENWVNKTTNLLVEEFDAGPGTRVVLDLPVHWRTVVWALAAWRVGTTVVLAPVEDDAMPDDGTTRPDVVVTTRPDRWTGTRAELVAVTLPALARRFDGDLPAGATDAASAVMTYGDRIGWAPAVEPGLEALSAPPSSWDHAHLVDRAAGGRQLLSPTSPSGDGDNGDPATASILRRVLATWAADGSVVLVSPATATALGSDPERFRRLLAQEQVTPA; encoded by the coding sequence ATGGTGACCGCTCCCCATCCCCCGACCCCGCGCGACGACCGCCCCACGCACGTCGCTGACCTGCTGCGTCTCCTCACGCGAGACCCCGGCCGACCGCGGCTCACGTGGTACGGCGACGACGGCGAGCGCGTCGAGCTCTCCGGCGCGGTGCTCGAGAACTGGGTCAACAAGACGACCAACCTTCTCGTCGAAGAATTCGACGCCGGCCCCGGCACGCGGGTCGTTCTCGACCTTCCGGTCCATTGGCGCACGGTCGTCTGGGCGCTCGCCGCATGGCGCGTCGGAACGACGGTCGTGCTCGCGCCCGTCGAGGACGACGCTATGCCGGACGACGGCACCACGCGACCGGACGTCGTCGTGACGACGCGCCCCGACCGCTGGACCGGGACGCGCGCCGAGCTCGTCGCCGTCACGCTGCCGGCGCTCGCCCGCCGGTTCGACGGCGACCTCCCGGCGGGGGCGACCGACGCCGCGTCCGCGGTCATGACCTACGGCGACCGGATCGGCTGGGCGCCCGCGGTCGAGCCCGGGCTCGAGGCGCTCTCCGCACCCCCCTCGTCGTGGGACCACGCGCACCTGGTCGACCGGGCCGCCGGCGGTCGGCAGCTCCTGTCCCCGACGTCGCCCTCCGGGGACGGGGACAACGGGGACCCGGCGACGGCCTCGATCCTGCGCCGGGTGCTCGCGACCTGGGCTGCCGACGGGTCCGTCGTCCTCGTCTCCCCCGCCACCGCGACGGCTCTGGGCTCCGACCCCGAGCGGTTTCGTCGGCTCCTCGCCCAGGAGCAGGTGACGCCGGCCTGA
- a CDS encoding WhiB family transcriptional regulator produces the protein MWNMLDGTGGAFPSDAEREVERVAPVLPLFGEPVDDSLMGWQERALCAQTDPEAFFPEKGGSTREAKKVCTGCEVRAECLEYALENDERFGIWGGLSERERRKLKRRVV, from the coding sequence ATGTGGAACATGCTGGACGGGACGGGAGGGGCTTTCCCCTCCGACGCTGAACGAGAGGTGGAGCGCGTGGCACCGGTGCTGCCGCTCTTCGGCGAGCCGGTCGACGACTCGCTCATGGGTTGGCAGGAGCGGGCGCTCTGCGCCCAGACGGACCCGGAGGCCTTCTTCCCGGAGAAGGGCGGGTCCACGCGCGAGGCCAAGAAGGTCTGCACGGGCTGCGAGGTCCGCGCGGAGTGCCTGGAGTACGCGCTCGAGAACGACGAGCGGTTCGGCATCTGGGGCGGCCTCTCGGAGCGGGAGCGCCGCAAGCTCAAGCGCCGCGTCGTCTGA
- a CDS encoding glycosyltransferase: MTSSDLTTSARSARPGDVTPGAAARAAAVPGVVAAPEIVAAVTGALPVVTTVTAVVVTRGSTPFLAQTMAALRAQTTSPHAVVVVDAATGDATREHQGLQLGDARFVAAPRARSFGDAVDAALAHVEPGTWLWLLHDDSAPAPDALAELLRAVEHSTAVAVAGPKQERWTVGTGAEPAAPFEPGTASRLVEVGVTTTPLGRRMTGIDDDEIDQGQHDARDDVLAVGLAGALVRRTVWLELGGTDPEYGPFGDGLDLCRRARLAGHRVIVVPSAVVRHAQASLLGLRDRRRGATTLPAPDPGSSSAARRRSQLHARLVGVAAPWLPFVALAMVLGAPFHAAYRLLVKQPGHARDELLAPLWALARVGPVWRARRAARRTRRLPRGALRPLRGTWREVLAERRDRRLARAEQRRTAWAPTDIERRELRALALRRRAGLAATAVALVAYTALVFGPLAGALLAGGRLVGGSLLPATGTLGDVWRAATTGWVSTGLGAPAPADPYVTALVPASLLAGGATQTAVNLLVPACFVAAGLGAWFAAGALVRSVPARAWATLVWVAAPALLAAVGAGRVGAVLVHATLPWLALAVVRALGLQRVDAVAPAAPDAARPVPRREPGSLAAAATAGLLFAVVVAGSPVLLPVGVLVLAVVAVGVPAHRRYLALVPVPALVLFAPFLVHVARTAGDGGWRLLLADPGAPVAAAAAPPWQLLLGLPVSPGAWFGLDGSGAVDLLARWAPFAAGAVVVALAAVAVLRGRRLAVGAWFVAAIGLATAILAGSTVVGAGASPDAPVTGWPGAGTSLALLALLGAALVGAPRLPDGGAPPWRSGAVVALGLVVTLLPLGTAASWTAGVLDRDDARVGDVRATTQPVVPPVGRQMQSSPRQARVLSLEIGPGGVVEYAALRSDGPQAVDSSVVVEAWQAADPGATEGELPRVVADLVSGTSADVSDGLGRLGVGAVLLPASAEQDQARAELVARLDTVPGLERMTEGQSGLVWRVAPDGLDPAYARVESSAGSQPLDADRQALRPVDAVVPAGAEDRVVVLAEDASSGWRATLDGRPLEAVDPSTTGGLQAFALGGADGRLEVFHAADHRSGWMTAAGITLLVYVLLAVPVRRRRAGTR; encoded by the coding sequence ATGACTTCCTCCGACCTCACCACGTCCGCGCGCAGCGCCCGCCCCGGCGACGTCACGCCGGGGGCGGCCGCGCGTGCCGCTGCGGTGCCGGGCGTCGTCGCGGCACCCGAGATCGTCGCTGCCGTCACCGGGGCGCTGCCCGTCGTCACGACCGTCACCGCAGTCGTCGTCACGCGCGGGAGCACGCCGTTCCTCGCGCAGACGATGGCCGCCCTGCGCGCCCAGACGACGAGCCCGCACGCGGTCGTCGTGGTCGACGCCGCCACCGGTGACGCGACGCGCGAGCACCAGGGGCTCCAGCTCGGCGACGCGCGGTTCGTCGCTGCTCCGCGCGCCCGCTCGTTCGGGGACGCGGTCGACGCCGCGCTCGCGCACGTCGAACCGGGCACGTGGCTCTGGCTGCTCCACGACGACTCGGCGCCGGCTCCCGACGCGCTCGCCGAGCTCCTGCGCGCGGTCGAGCACTCGACCGCGGTCGCGGTGGCGGGACCCAAGCAGGAGCGGTGGACGGTCGGCACGGGAGCCGAGCCCGCCGCGCCGTTCGAGCCGGGCACGGCGAGCCGCCTCGTCGAGGTCGGCGTCACGACGACGCCGCTGGGGCGCCGCATGACCGGGATCGACGACGACGAGATCGACCAGGGCCAGCACGACGCGCGCGACGACGTGCTCGCCGTCGGGCTCGCGGGCGCGCTCGTGCGCCGCACGGTGTGGCTCGAGCTCGGCGGGACCGACCCCGAGTACGGCCCGTTCGGCGACGGTCTCGACCTCTGCCGCCGGGCACGGCTCGCCGGGCACCGCGTGATCGTCGTGCCGTCCGCGGTGGTGCGGCACGCCCAGGCGTCGCTGCTCGGCCTGCGGGACCGGCGGCGCGGGGCGACCACGCTCCCCGCGCCGGACCCCGGCTCGTCCTCCGCCGCGCGGCGCCGGTCGCAGCTGCACGCGCGACTCGTCGGGGTCGCGGCACCGTGGCTCCCGTTCGTCGCGCTGGCCATGGTGCTCGGCGCGCCGTTCCACGCCGCGTACCGGTTGCTCGTCAAGCAGCCCGGCCACGCCCGGGACGAGCTGCTCGCCCCGCTGTGGGCGCTCGCCCGGGTAGGGCCCGTGTGGCGCGCGCGGCGCGCGGCCCGACGGACCCGCAGGCTCCCGCGCGGGGCACTGCGCCCGTTGCGCGGCACGTGGCGCGAGGTGCTCGCCGAGCGGCGCGACCGCCGTCTGGCGCGAGCGGAGCAGCGGCGCACGGCGTGGGCCCCGACCGACATCGAGCGGCGCGAGCTGCGCGCGCTCGCGCTGCGGCGACGGGCGGGGCTCGCGGCGACGGCCGTCGCCCTCGTGGCGTACACCGCGCTCGTGTTCGGCCCGCTGGCAGGGGCGCTGCTCGCCGGCGGGCGCCTCGTCGGCGGCTCGCTGCTGCCGGCGACGGGCACGCTCGGCGACGTCTGGCGTGCCGCGACGACCGGGTGGGTCTCTACCGGCCTCGGGGCGCCCGCCCCGGCCGACCCCTACGTCACGGCGCTCGTCCCCGCCTCGCTGCTCGCGGGCGGCGCGACCCAGACCGCCGTCAACCTGCTCGTGCCGGCATGCTTCGTCGCCGCGGGTCTGGGCGCGTGGTTCGCCGCGGGCGCCCTGGTCCGCTCGGTCCCGGCGCGCGCCTGGGCCACGCTCGTGTGGGTCGCCGCGCCGGCCCTGCTCGCCGCCGTGGGCGCGGGCCGGGTGGGCGCCGTGCTCGTGCACGCCACCCTGCCGTGGCTCGCGCTCGCGGTGGTCCGCGCGCTCGGGCTCCAGCGCGTCGACGCGGTTGCGCCGGCCGCGCCCGACGCCGCGCGTCCGGTTCCGCGGCGCGAGCCGGGGTCGCTCGCCGCGGCGGCGACCGCGGGCCTGCTCTTCGCCGTCGTCGTCGCCGGGTCGCCCGTCCTCCTCCCGGTCGGCGTGCTCGTGCTCGCGGTGGTCGCGGTCGGGGTACCCGCCCACCGTCGCTACCTGGCCCTCGTGCCCGTCCCGGCCCTCGTGCTGTTCGCACCGTTCCTCGTGCACGTGGCGAGGACCGCGGGCGACGGCGGGTGGCGCCTCCTGCTCGCCGACCCCGGTGCGCCCGTCGCGGCCGCGGCGGCGCCGCCGTGGCAGCTGCTCCTCGGTCTGCCGGTGTCGCCGGGCGCGTGGTTCGGGCTCGACGGCTCGGGCGCCGTCGACCTGCTCGCGCGGTGGGCGCCGTTCGCCGCCGGCGCGGTCGTCGTGGCGCTCGCCGCCGTGGCCGTGCTCCGCGGGCGCCGCCTCGCCGTCGGCGCGTGGTTCGTCGCGGCGATCGGCCTCGCGACGGCGATCCTCGCCGGCTCGACCGTCGTCGGGGCGGGGGCGTCGCCGGACGCCCCCGTGACGGGCTGGCCCGGCGCGGGCACCTCGCTCGCGCTCCTCGCGCTCCTCGGTGCCGCGCTCGTGGGTGCGCCCCGACTGCCCGACGGCGGCGCCCCGCCCTGGCGGTCCGGTGCCGTCGTCGCGCTCGGCCTCGTCGTCACGCTGCTCCCGCTGGGCACCGCGGCGTCGTGGACGGCGGGCGTCCTCGACCGGGACGACGCGCGGGTCGGCGACGTCCGCGCGACGACCCAGCCCGTCGTCCCGCCGGTCGGCCGCCAGATGCAGTCCTCCCCGCGCCAGGCCCGGGTGCTCAGCCTCGAGATCGGTCCGGGCGGCGTGGTCGAGTACGCGGCGCTGCGCTCCGACGGCCCCCAGGCCGTCGACTCCTCGGTCGTCGTCGAGGCGTGGCAGGCCGCGGACCCCGGCGCGACCGAGGGCGAGCTGCCCCGGGTGGTCGCCGACCTCGTCTCCGGCACGTCCGCCGACGTGAGCGACGGCCTCGGGCGCCTCGGCGTGGGCGCCGTGCTCCTGCCGGCGTCGGCGGAGCAGGACCAGGCGCGCGCGGAGCTCGTGGCGCGGCTCGACACGGTGCCCGGTCTCGAGCGCATGACGGAGGGGCAGTCGGGGCTGGTGTGGCGCGTGGCGCCCGACGGCCTCGACCCCGCCTACGCGCGGGTCGAGTCGTCCGCGGGGTCACAGCCGCTCGACGCCGACCGCCAGGCGCTGCGACCGGTCGACGCGGTCGTGCCGGCGGGGGCCGAGGACCGCGTGGTCGTGCTCGCGGAGGACGCCTCGTCCGGGTGGCGGGCGACGCTCGACGGCCGACCCCTGGAGGCCGTCGATCCGTCGACCACCGGCGGGCTCCAGGCGTTCGCCCTGGGAGGCGCGGACGGGCGGCTCGAGGTGTTCCACGCGGCCGACCACCGGTCGGGCTGGATGACGGCGGCAGGGATCACCCTGCTCGTGTACGTGCTGCTCGCGGTGCCGGTGCGGCGTCGTCGGGCGGGGACGAGGTAG
- a CDS encoding DUF5719 family protein produces the protein MTTENETGEGRAAADGATAGTSRSRRRGVVRRVTTTGAGLVGMLAVGAVAAFGSTGATLVPAAPPPADPVERVAVEPAPEVTVCPGPARLTDPETVGDAQFGPAPVGTESSLRAVVAGAGSAEIGAFDGTAARTGARALDRAPDADVTVSTVEDPGAGSVLTVRPGEGAAPRVAASVGSVTTAGDLRGLAAASCARPGISQWLVGGSTQIGSSTQLVLQNPGLTPAVVQVDVWGQGGAAVLSGGGQQLVGPGEEVVTLVEAAAPEQRRLVVHVAATGGLVSAYLQHSTLDGLVPLGVDYVVPGADPAHDLALAGVASIGEAVDDPHAPQLRLLAPGDQAGTAQVTVYGADGPVPLRGVEDVALTPGVVTDVSLGGLPAGSYAVAVHADVPVVAGASVDRRGEADPDLLHEERQYDRAWIAARALVPPAEDAPAVADDARAGQVALVPGTTSVLTLAAVPATGPAEDGDDAAGRLELRVRAYDEDGAEAGTTTVALAAGTTQTLDPSALVAEGSDATVAAVTVDVVGPRGDLEPVWSVTASAGHPSGDDGDETPSLLSVLLPVADVPAPGTVAVRASGTAGLGG, from the coding sequence GTGACGACGGAGAACGAGACGGGTGAGGGCCGGGCGGCGGCGGACGGGGCGACCGCCGGGACGTCCCGCAGCCGGCGGCGCGGGGTGGTGCGCCGGGTCACGACGACGGGCGCCGGCCTGGTCGGGATGCTCGCGGTCGGCGCCGTGGCCGCGTTCGGGAGCACGGGCGCGACGCTGGTCCCCGCCGCGCCGCCCCCCGCCGACCCGGTCGAGCGGGTCGCCGTCGAGCCGGCCCCGGAGGTCACGGTCTGCCCGGGGCCCGCGCGCCTCACCGACCCGGAGACGGTCGGTGACGCGCAGTTCGGTCCCGCGCCGGTCGGCACCGAGAGCAGCCTGCGCGCGGTCGTGGCGGGCGCCGGGTCGGCCGAGATCGGCGCGTTCGACGGCACGGCCGCGCGCACCGGCGCCCGGGCGCTGGATCGCGCCCCCGACGCCGACGTCACGGTGAGCACCGTCGAGGACCCTGGCGCGGGCAGCGTCCTGACCGTGCGCCCGGGCGAGGGGGCGGCGCCGCGGGTCGCGGCGTCGGTCGGGTCCGTGACGACCGCCGGCGACCTGCGCGGCCTCGCCGCGGCGAGCTGCGCGCGGCCCGGCATCAGCCAGTGGCTCGTGGGCGGGAGCACCCAGATCGGCAGCAGCACCCAGCTCGTGCTGCAGAACCCGGGGCTCACGCCCGCCGTCGTGCAGGTCGACGTCTGGGGCCAGGGCGGGGCCGCGGTGCTCTCCGGGGGCGGGCAGCAGCTCGTGGGCCCGGGCGAGGAGGTCGTGACGCTCGTCGAGGCGGCCGCCCCCGAGCAGCGGCGTCTCGTCGTGCACGTCGCGGCGACGGGCGGGCTCGTCTCCGCCTACCTCCAGCACTCCACGCTCGACGGGCTGGTCCCGCTCGGCGTCGACTACGTCGTCCCCGGCGCGGACCCCGCGCACGACCTGGCGCTCGCGGGCGTCGCGAGCATCGGCGAGGCCGTCGACGACCCGCACGCGCCGCAGCTCCGCCTCCTCGCCCCCGGCGACCAGGCGGGGACCGCGCAGGTGACGGTCTACGGGGCGGACGGGCCCGTCCCGCTGCGCGGCGTGGAGGACGTCGCCCTCACGCCGGGGGTCGTCACCGACGTCTCGCTCGGGGGGCTCCCCGCGGGGTCGTACGCCGTGGCCGTGCACGCGGACGTCCCCGTCGTCGCGGGGGCGTCGGTCGACCGGCGAGGCGAGGCCGACCCCGACCTGCTGCACGAGGAGCGTCAGTACGACCGGGCGTGGATCGCCGCGCGGGCGCTGGTGCCCCCCGCGGAGGACGCCCCGGCCGTGGCGGACGACGCGCGGGCCGGGCAGGTCGCGCTCGTCCCCGGCACGACGTCGGTCCTGACGCTCGCGGCAGTCCCGGCGACGGGCCCGGCGGAGGACGGCGACGACGCGGCCGGACGCCTCGAGCTCCGCGTCCGCGCCTACGACGAGGACGGCGCCGAGGCCGGGACGACGACCGTGGCGCTCGCCGCCGGCACGACGCAGACGCTCGACCCGTCCGCGCTGGTGGCGGAGGGATCCGACGCCACGGTCGCGGCCGTGACGGTCGACGTCGTCGGTCCGCGCGGGGACCTGGAGCCGGTCTGGTCGGTCACGGCGAGCGCGGGTCACCCGAGCGGGGACGACGGCGACGAGACCCCGAGCCTGCTCTCGGTGCTCCTGCCCGTGGCCGACGTCCCCGCGCCCGGCACCGTCGCGGTCCGTGCCTCGGGCACCGCGGGCCTCGGGGGCTAG
- a CDS encoding metallopeptidase family protein, with product MRGNTPSPGSRPEPAGKGRRARDRWSRRATPAPPPVSFDELVIPPRAPGPGGQGPVPRRRDRRGRGIRGPLLPPTAPASRTRAEKFDDVVVDVVERVERSWAKQLRGTEFAVEDVPPSDPAPWEDGGVPLGRCFPAESGQPARIVVYRRPVEARAFDAEDLEDLVRDVLVEQVAHLLARTPEEIDPRYTGDR from the coding sequence GTGCGTGGCAACACTCCGTCCCCCGGCTCGCGGCCCGAGCCCGCCGGCAAGGGGCGCCGGGCCCGCGACCGCTGGTCGCGCCGGGCGACCCCCGCCCCGCCCCCCGTCTCGTTCGACGAGCTCGTCATCCCGCCTCGGGCGCCCGGCCCGGGCGGTCAGGGTCCGGTGCCGCGACGCCGGGACCGCCGGGGTCGCGGGATCCGCGGGCCGCTCCTGCCGCCCACCGCACCGGCGAGCCGCACGCGGGCGGAGAAGTTCGACGACGTCGTCGTCGACGTCGTCGAGCGGGTCGAGCGCTCGTGGGCCAAGCAGCTGCGCGGGACGGAGTTCGCGGTCGAGGACGTGCCGCCGTCCGACCCTGCCCCCTGGGAGGACGGCGGCGTCCCGCTCGGCCGGTGCTTCCCCGCGGAGTCGGGTCAGCCCGCGCGCATCGTCGTCTACCGACGGCCGGTCGAGGCCCGCGCGTTCGACGCCGAGGACCTGGAGGACCTCGTCCGCGACGTGCTCGTGGAGCAGGTCGCCCACCTGCTCGCGCGCACGCCGGAGGAGATCGACCCCCGGTACACCGGCGACCGCTGA
- a CDS encoding DUF3499 domain-containing protein, whose translation MRSVRQCSRTACVRAAVATLTYVYADSTAVLGPLAHLAEPHSYDLCAEHAERLTAPRGWEVVRLSPQFVETGPSDDDLSALADAVREAGKVRTEPEPPDVTEVGRRGHLRVLRAEGD comes from the coding sequence GTGAGATCCGTCAGGCAGTGCTCGCGCACGGCGTGCGTCCGTGCCGCCGTCGCGACCCTCACCTACGTCTACGCCGACTCCACGGCGGTCCTCGGCCCGCTCGCGCACCTCGCCGAGCCGCACTCCTACGACCTGTGCGCCGAGCACGCGGAGCGCCTCACCGCACCGCGCGGCTGGGAGGTCGTGCGGCTGTCGCCCCAGTTCGTCGAGACCGGCCCGAGCGACGACGACCTGTCGGCGCTCGCGGACGCGGTGCGCGAGGCGGGCAAGGTCCGGACGGAGCCGGAGCCGCCGGACGTCACCGAGGTGGGGCGACGCGGCCACCTGCGCGTCCTGCGCGCCGAGGGCGACTGA
- a CDS encoding phosphomannomutase/phosphoglucomutase — translation MTTDLSHLIKAYDVRGTVPDQLNPQVAKAIGAAFARAVVLPEAPAPAGDAPARASVVVGHDMRDSGPELVDAFAAGLVEAGVDVVRIGMCSTDGLYHASGVLGAPGAMFTASHNPAVYNGIKLCRAGARPVGQDSGLAEVRRLAEGYLDDGLPAAADEPGTVTDRDTLPDYAAFLRSLVDLSGIRPLKVVVDAGNGMGGYTVPAVLGTGAGLPALPLDVVPLYFELDGTFPNHEANPLDPKNLLDLQAAVVEHDADLGLAFDGDADRCFVVDEHGDPVSPSAITALVGLREVAKEVEAGRTPTVIHNLITSRAVPDFLGAAGARTVRTRVGHSFIKAQMAQNDAVFGGEHSAHYYFRDFFFADTGMLAAMHVLAALGSQPHPLSALGEMYEPYVASGEINSTVADVPAARARVVEAYVTQQGGGPVEVDELDGLTVSHWDSHPQWWFNLRASNTEPLLRLNVEAADEDIMEKVRDDVLSLVRTHDDEERA, via the coding sequence GTGACGACCGACCTCTCCCACCTCATCAAGGCGTACGACGTCCGCGGCACCGTCCCGGACCAGCTCAACCCTCAGGTGGCGAAGGCCATCGGTGCCGCGTTCGCCCGTGCGGTCGTGCTCCCCGAGGCGCCGGCCCCCGCAGGCGACGCGCCCGCCCGGGCGAGCGTCGTCGTCGGGCACGACATGCGGGACTCCGGGCCGGAGCTCGTGGACGCGTTCGCGGCGGGTCTCGTCGAGGCCGGGGTCGACGTCGTGCGCATCGGGATGTGCTCGACGGACGGGCTCTACCACGCGTCCGGCGTCCTCGGTGCGCCCGGCGCGATGTTCACCGCGAGCCACAACCCCGCGGTCTACAACGGGATCAAGCTGTGCCGCGCGGGCGCGCGCCCGGTGGGCCAGGACTCGGGGCTCGCGGAGGTCCGCCGGCTCGCGGAGGGGTACCTCGACGACGGCCTCCCCGCCGCCGCGGACGAGCCGGGGACGGTCACCGACCGCGACACGCTCCCGGACTACGCGGCGTTCCTGCGCTCGCTCGTCGACCTGTCCGGGATCCGGCCGCTCAAGGTCGTGGTCGACGCCGGGAACGGGATGGGTGGCTACACCGTCCCGGCCGTCCTGGGCACGGGCGCGGGCCTGCCCGCGCTCCCGCTCGACGTGGTGCCGCTGTACTTCGAGCTCGACGGCACGTTCCCGAACCACGAGGCGAACCCGCTCGACCCGAAGAACCTGCTCGACCTGCAGGCCGCCGTCGTGGAGCACGACGCCGACCTCGGGCTCGCGTTCGACGGGGACGCCGACCGCTGCTTCGTCGTCGACGAGCACGGCGACCCGGTGTCGCCGTCGGCGATCACGGCGCTCGTCGGGCTGCGCGAGGTCGCGAAGGAGGTCGAGGCGGGGCGCACGCCGACCGTGATCCACAACCTCATCACGTCGCGGGCCGTGCCCGACTTCCTCGGGGCCGCCGGCGCCCGGACCGTGCGCACGCGCGTCGGCCACTCGTTCATCAAGGCGCAGATGGCCCAGAACGACGCCGTGTTCGGCGGCGAGCACAGCGCGCACTACTACTTCCGCGACTTCTTCTTCGCCGACACGGGGATGCTCGCGGCGATGCACGTGCTCGCCGCCCTCGGGTCGCAGCCGCACCCCCTCTCGGCGCTCGGGGAGATGTACGAGCCGTACGTCGCCTCGGGCGAGATCAACTCGACCGTGGCCGACGTGCCGGCGGCCCGGGCGCGCGTCGTCGAGGCGTACGTGACGCAGCAGGGCGGCGGGCCGGTCGAGGTCGACGAGCTCGACGGGCTGACCGTCTCGCACTGGGACTCCCACCCGCAGTGGTGGTTCAACCTCCGCGCCTCGAACACCGAGCCGCTGCTGCGGCTCAACGTCGAGGCCGCCGACGAGGACATCATGGAGAAGGTGCGCGACGACGTCCTGTCGCTCGTGCGCACGCACGACGACGAGGAGCGAGCATGA
- a CDS encoding glycine betaine ABC transporter substrate-binding protein, with protein MTPARTRSTRRFARGTTAVAASAVLGLALTACASDSGSGGSDADGSTGEDETSVSIGIPSGWDEGIAVSHLWTAILEQEGYDVTSQTADIGVVYTGLAGGDFDVTLDVWLPYTHASYEEEYGDQVTDLGYWYDDAKLTIAVNEDSPAQSLEDLAGMADEYGNKLVGIEAGAGLTEITQEQVIPTYGLEGMDYSISSTPAMLAELKGATDAGENIAVTLWRPHWAYDEFPVRDLEDPEAALGEAEKIHMWGSSDFEERYPTLTKLFGAFSLDDEQLFSLENMMFNSDEYADEAEAVQAWLEANPTFVDDLKEAAGV; from the coding sequence ATGACCCCCGCACGCACCCGCAGCACCCGCCGGTTCGCTCGTGGCACCACCGCGGTCGCCGCCTCGGCCGTCCTCGGCCTCGCCCTCACCGCCTGCGCCTCCGACTCCGGCTCCGGCGGCTCGGACGCCGACGGCTCGACCGGCGAGGACGAGACGTCGGTCTCCATCGGCATCCCCTCCGGCTGGGACGAGGGCATCGCCGTGTCCCACCTGTGGACCGCGATCCTCGAGCAGGAGGGCTACGACGTCACCTCCCAGACCGCCGACATCGGCGTCGTCTACACCGGCCTGGCCGGCGGGGACTTCGACGTCACCCTCGACGTCTGGCTCCCCTACACGCACGCCTCGTACGAGGAGGAGTACGGCGACCAGGTCACCGACCTCGGCTACTGGTACGACGACGCCAAGCTCACCATCGCGGTGAACGAGGACTCGCCCGCGCAGTCGCTCGAGGACCTCGCCGGCATGGCCGACGAGTACGGCAACAAGCTCGTCGGGATCGAGGCCGGCGCCGGCCTGACCGAGATCACCCAGGAGCAGGTCATCCCGACCTACGGGCTCGAGGGCATGGACTACTCCATCTCCTCGACCCCCGCGATGCTCGCCGAGCTCAAGGGCGCGACCGACGCGGGCGAGAACATCGCCGTCACGCTGTGGCGCCCGCACTGGGCCTACGACGAGTTCCCCGTCCGCGACCTCGAGGACCCCGAGGCCGCGCTCGGCGAGGCCGAGAAGATCCACATGTGGGGCTCGTCCGACTTCGAGGAGCGCTACCCGACGCTGACCAAGCTGTTCGGCGCCTTCTCCCTCGACGACGAGCAGCTCTTCTCGCTCGAGAACATGATGTTCAACTCCGACGAGTACGCCGACGAGGCCGAGGCCGTCCAGGCCTGGCTCGAGGCGAACCCGACGTTCGTCGACGATCTCAAGGAGGCCGCGGGCGTCTGA